GACCCCCTCGAAGACGACGTGGGGCAGCGCCGCGAGTTCGGGGATGGTCTGACTCCCGCCAACGTGGTCGATGTGCGGGTGAGTCAGTATCACACGCTCGATATCGGCGAGGGTCCCTCCGGCAAGTGCGTCTGCTATCGCGTTCCGGGAGTCGTCGGTGACGTGGCCGGTATCGACGAGTGTATCTCCGATCCGGTAGACGTTGACCGTCCCATAGAGCGGTTGAGAGAGCTCCCGGCGCTCGTATTCCATATCGATTGTTGGAATCGCCCCGGCAAAAACATCCGCCCCGTCGTTCACGACGGGGGTTTCCTCCCTGAGAGTCCGGCTATCCGGCGGGTGTGCGACGGGAGAGCGGGCGCTGTCGGCTAGGCGGCACAGTTTGTTCGGCCCCAGTTCGAGTTCCGTCGCCTCCCCCTCGTCGTCGACGGTCTCTTTCCCGGTGTGATGGCGATCACTGTCTCGTAGTTCGGGGGCTTCTCCGGGGCGTCCTCGGACAACCGCTCGACGAACGCGTCGCGGTCGAGGCCGAGATAATCGAGATCACGGCGCAAATCGCCAAGCCGGGCCTCGAGAGGCTTACCCGGCGACCCGTTCTCGTAGCGCCCAGTCGCTCGTGACGGTGAGGTGGCCCGGCAGGACCGTCGTGGCGTCCGGGAGATCGAGAATCGTCTCGTGCAGGGAGTCGTACAGCAGTTCCGCTCCCCGGGAGGCGTCGTCCTCGCCGAACTGGAGTTCCGTTCGCCCGACGGAGTCGACGAACAGCGTATCGCCCGTCAACAGGAGTTCCCCGTCGACGAGGTAGTCATCATCTCCGAGGTGTGGCCCGGTGTGTGGAGCGCCTCGATCTCGACGTCACCGACGGTGACGACTTCCCCATCCAACAGCGGTTGGTAGTCGTACTCGACCCGCGCTGCCTCGCTGCTTCGCCGAGGTGATAGGGCACGCCGACCTCGTCGGCGAGTGCCCGACCGCCCGAGATGTGGTCGGCGTGGACGTGCGTATCGAGCACTGCGCGTGATGGAGAGCCCAGCGTTCTGGGCAGCAACTTTGAACTGGTCGGTCTGTCTGGTCGCATCGACCACGACGGCCTCTTCTGCTTGTTTCGAGCCGACGATATAGCCCAGACACCCCTTCGCTCGGCGCTGGACCTGCCGAACGACGAGGTCGTCGCTGGCCGTCTCGATTGGGACGACCTCGTACCGTTTGCTCCATTCCTCCATGCCGCCAGAGACGACCGAGAGGTCGTCGTACCCGTGTTCGTCCAGTTCGAAGACGAACGGCGTCGAGGTCAGCCCCTTCCCACAGATTGCGACGACCGGCCGGCCGTCGGCCAGTGCGTTCACCTCGTTCAGCTGGGCCTCGCTCAACCCCTCCGAGGGTCGTACGGGACGTTCTCCGCGTCGCGCACGTGCCAGGCCTCGAAACTGTCTTCGGGACGCACGTCGATGAGTGTGAACTGTTCGTCGGCGTCGATCTTGTCGGCGAGTTGGTCAGCTGTGATGTTGTTGACCATGTATCTCACCTCTGTTGTGTCGAGATTGGCGTTCGTCGGCGTCCTCGCGCGCTTCCGTGGGGTCACACGCCAGCGTATGCCCCGTTCGGGCACCCCTTCCCGCGCGAGATCGCGGACGTCTCTTCCCCTGCGCGACGGCGCGATTGGGGGGTACGCCCTCCGGATGTTCATGCATTGTGGCCACTATTCGACATGTCGAACAATACTGGATGGTTGGGGATCGGACCTCCTGTTCGACACGCACTCCTCTGGAGTTGGATAGGGGTGAAGCGCGTTCTCGGTGGGTACCCAGATTCGTTGCCAGGAACGACCGCTCCCCTTGCAGGGCAATTTGCCGACAGGAAGAGTCCACAGTATTGTCCGAATGGATACATACACTCGCTCGGTTGTAGGCAGTGGCGATGACGAGTACCTGGGTGACCGCGGGGGCAGTTCCGCCCTCAGGCGTCTCGGTGGGCCCGAACGAACGCCCGTCGCAGGACGGTCAGGAGGACGTACGTCTCGTACTTCTGGGTCCGACAGTGCTCGCAGGGGTGCATGTCCGCGACGATCTGTTCGATCGCGTCGTCGTACTCCGCCGTGAGTGTCCCGAGCGCGTCCGTGATCTGGGGCTGGACGGCGTCGACCATCTCCTCGACGGCGGCGTCGGCCGAATCCGGCAGCGAGTACGAGAGGACGATCGTGTTCGCGTGATAGTACTTCGTCGTCCCGCCGCCGGCCCTCCTCGAAGCGAACGACGTCGACGAGGCCTGCGTCCCGTAACTCGTTGATGTGGTGTCGAACCGTGTTCTCCGTGCGGTCGACGCCACGGTCTTCCAGGCGCTCGTGGACTTCGGTCGCAGTCAGGGCTTCGTCGTCCAGAATATCGAGGATCATCGCCCGCATCGGTTCGTCGATCGCGTCCGAAACCCGGGTGTCTCGCACCGCGATGTCCGCGAGACGGTGGTCGGTACCGGAACTATCCATACGAGAACTGAGCGCGAGCAGGCCTGAAAAGGTGAGGGACGCGAGAAAACAGACGGGCAGTCCAGAAACGGCCTGAACGGACCCGCGATAGCGAAAGCTCTAGACGACCCGTGTGACTGTTCCAACGACCCATCTTCGTACTCAAACATATCATCTAAAAAATACTTATTGGGGTATCCCCCCTACCTCGAACTGTAATGAGCGACACGACCCAGTTCCGCGTCCTCGACTTCGACTGCCCGACCTGTGCGAGCACCGTCGAACGCGCCCTCGCGAACGTCGAGGGCGTCCAGCACGTCGAAGTCCACTACGCGACCGGCCGCGTCGAGATCGAGTACGACGACAGCGTCGCCGACCCCGACGCCTTCGCACAGACCATCGAAAGCCAGGGGTACACGCCCCAGCCCGCCTAAACCCATGAACGAACGATCGATCACGCAGTACTACCGGAAACACCGGAAGGCCATCGTCACGGCGGCCAGCGGCCTGCTCTACGGCGGTGGCTGGAGTCTCGGCCACCTCACGGGGTTCGACACGGCAAGCGCCGTCATCCTCGTCCTGGCGACGCTCGTGGGCGGGTACGACATCGCCAGGACTGCCTACCACGAAGTCACGAATCGAACGCTCGGCATCAAGACGCTCGTGACGCTCGCCGCCATCGGCGCTATCGTCATCGGCGAGTACTGGGAGGCCGCCGCCGTCGTCTTCCTGTTCAGCCTCGGCAGCTACCTCGAAGGGCGCACGATGCGCAAG
The window above is part of the Halorientalis sp. IM1011 genome. Proteins encoded here:
- a CDS encoding heavy-metal-associated domain-containing protein, yielding MSDTTQFRVLDFDCPTCASTVERALANVEGVQHVEVHYATGRVEIEYDDSVADPDAFAQTIESQGYTPQPA